The nucleotide window TTatgtaatataaatttaaaataaagtatttattcatttataataattttaaaatgatttcatattaaaactGTGAAGATACACATAAATTAGgtttaaaagaaattattatattacttatttttaatacttcataaattattgacacaatatacaaatatatgatatatgtttaataaaaacctcaatacataaagataatttatagtattaattttaatatttacatatttatattctctctattcattactattaaaatttgaattttatataaattaaaaactacgaTTATATTTTTTAGTGATATAtgatattgtatttttttttaagaacggaagcgtgattccaaaacagAATCATAAACTTCCAACGTGTTTTTAAAGATAATATTTTGGAAAACGTTTTGGAATCGAGATTCcgtaagcttccacaaggttccgattccgattccggttccgaagcggAAAGCGGACGTCCGACGAAGCTTCCATGCAATGTAGGTAATAACtatcttatatttttgaaatggtcaatcaaaacaaaaatatttttcaaatcacCAATATTCTAAAATTgtgtattataaaaaaaaatagattttaaaaggTTGTATTAACCCTTTTTATTATAAAGCAtctgaaaatttaaaatcaatgtGAGATATATTTAATAGATGAATTAAACTGTTTTgactattatataattatacatataaactgtgacttaaattatataaatataaaaaccaaattAATTCCATATTTGAGTATTTGTTgtttcattaatataattaatttaaatcaatGGAAAACTTGATTATCATAAATGACATAATTTTTACTTCATATAAGTTAATAGATTAACTGAAACAACATTTCAGTTATTATTTgttgttttatatttgtattggCTGCCTGTTTATAGTTGTGCTGTGCCAGTTAACATTTCTTGGGTGATTAATTGCGTTTATGTAGTGTCTTGTGGATTGTGGTGTTGGTTGTTTGTATAAACTTCAAAGCATGTCTTTAGCTATGTGGAATGGGACGGCTTGCTATTCAACATTTCTTCACAACTCTTTGAGATTGCTATGTATTATGTTCTCCAAACTCCACCAGATCTTTTCTCCACCATTGCTAGAGAAAGATAAGAATCTTTTCACTCAAGGTTTTTCCAAAGTGTATTATTTTTAATGGTGGATGCTATTAATTGTTGGTAACTGATAAAAAGGTAGTGGCTAAGTTTAACCTTCAAATTAGTTTCGCCACTCATGCAAGGTAggagtttttatttaaatatatgtttaaaaactTAGTTTATTTGGATGGTacgaaaacaaaagaaaatcaaatacCCTGAACACGCGAGGAAATCAGTAGTACTACAATTTCATTATTAtgctaaattttataaaaacatggTCTGCACCGTAGGTGTGAGAGTCGACTTTTGTACACTCCTTTGTTAGCCAATATGCAGTGTGAAGCCCACGATTGGTGTTAAGTTGCACATAAGTGAcaaattcagagagaaaaaaacaacaatCACAACTATGATGTTCCAAGCGTGAATCAGGAGATTTGTCAATCTTAAGGTAAACTAAAAAATGAGAAGCTGTAGAACTTTAGTATTAAAACTGCCAGGAGAGAAGCTTAGAACTATAGTATAAACAGCTAAGAAGAACTACAATATTCAGTCAGACATTTATATATAGTTGCCAAGCGTGAATCGTAAGCTGTCTAAAGCCTTAGGTTAACTTATATTAAGCAAATATGTAGACTATAGTAGAGAAGATAAACCCAAGAAAATAGCATATATAGCATAGCAGATTGTAACTTCTCACCTCCAACTAACTTAGGGTTGATATTTCTAGCAACGTACACCTTTGGTTCTACACCAGAGGCAAACAAATTTTCATGCAGGAGCATGGCAAGGCCGTCGAATAAACTCAGAAATTTACTTGCGTCCCTGCATAGACAAAGAGTAACACTATTATCCATGTGGAACCAAGAAGTGAACAACTATGCTTAACGGGTCATGAAAATTAAAGCTGGAAAGTTGTCGTAGACCTTTCAATCATTATGGTTGCCGTGATGCGTTGAGTactatgtttctcttctttgaaaatgattttaatatacataACTTTTCCTACGATAAATGCGAGCAGATAAACTATGTAGGCTACTTGACAGGGTACTGTATAATCAATATATGGACTATGGAGTTATTCATTCTTGTAAGGGAAGTTAACTAAAACAAACCTGGCAGATCTGTTTTCGTATTGGCTATTAACATGAGTTGATCATAGTTGCGGGACCTAAAGCTCTCAGTTGGGATCGGTGCAATTTTTTCCGCAAGTTCAAGAAAAATGATTTGTTCCATGACTCAGTACATTGTTTTCCAAAAATACTGATCTTCTTCTGCGATTCTGTTTCAgttataatcattttttttggtaatacctGCAGTATTCAACAATTGGACAGATTCCTAAGATATTACTTGGCTTATATAACTGACCATGAGAGAAGAAAGAGTTGATGATGATGTTTAGTTAAACCACCTTTGCTTTTGATGGAGAAGGCTCCTCCAACGTGTTTGCTTTTGATTTCTACTACGACATGCAAAGAGAGAAAATTCAATGTCAAATATATAATGTGATAAGTGATAATCATAGAACTTTGTTTGTTTGCTTTAATATTTTGATCCTGGATGTTTACTCAGTCAATTGATGATCAAATCAATCTGCATTCACCCAAACAAAAAGAAGCCAGAAACATATTCTTACTACCAAACACCAAACTGATGATCAAATCAATCTGCATTGAATCTTGTAGTTTCTGAAATCTGACAACAGTTTTAGTTTTATCAAGCatttcgacaaaaaaaaaacaggttaTCGGTTTACCTGTTGCTTCTGCAGCCGTTAGAGTCAACAAATCGCCAGATCCACGAACATGAAAAACACTTAACTCATGAATCAAGCCTTCTTTCAAGATGTGTTTGAAAGTGTTAAGACGGTTAACATTGATAGATACATGGGTGTGCATCGCCTGCAAGGAGAAGAAGATTCATAAACAACTTCTTCGAAATCTATAAACCTGAAAGTAATAGTTGAGAAAAGGAAGAGGCGGACCTTCTCATCAGTTAGAAGCATGTCAATATCAATAAGTTCACCTTGTCTCAACCATCTGTCGGCATCGGTCAGGACTCAGACTTCAACTTAGAAAAATGTATTCAAGAAGTCGCCATGGTCGGAAGGTTTCTGTGAGATAGAACTCGAGCTTTGGATTCAGGAAAAGGAAAAGGCTTTAGCGGAGTCTCTCAGACGGTGTGTATGTATAATGAATGAGCTGCTTAAGGTGATAACTAAAGCTCCATTGAAGAAGACTTGGCGGAATTAGTGGGTTAATTTCATTTCTTGACATTACTACAAAGTGAAACGTAAGCAGCTACGGTGAATGGGAATCAGCAGCGCGTCGGTTAGACATCTCCGACAAAAGTCGAGCAATTTTTCATACCAGCGATAATGGACAAACCCTAAGAACATGTGGGCTCGTAAAGAAATTAATAAAAGCCCACCAGAGTTCAGTTGCCCACATAAAAAACCAACGCGAGAAAGTTGGAAAATTTGTTGCCACGTGGCTAAAATTGCCCTATGCTCTGATGCTGAGGTGGCTGCAGGAGGTGAGAGAAAACCCTGCTTTATTAATAAAGATATGGATCTTTTTCAGCAATTATATATGACAGAATTATTATTTCTCGTATAAAACAGTTTGAGAACTATGAAGCAATTATAACCGATAACTTGAGAAGGTTtagtctttaaaaaaaaaacttcagaaggtttagtaatttttaaaagagGTGTTTTAGTAATTGTGTAACTTTCTAAGATTATCTGAGTAACAATCTCTCGTTTGATCAGAACAAAAGCCACCAAGTTCGCGATGATATTTGTATGAAATCAATCAGAAATTATTTATACATgtttttataatgttttatgCTCTAACATCTTGCTAAATAGTGTTTGCGGTGGTGGAATTAGTATACAGGTTTTTATAATATGTTCAATACATGTATTAATTAGATAATGAAATTAGTAATCATTTTTTATGAAccagtcaaaaatatttttatgaaacatTTTTGGCTTTCACATGTATAGGAAGCATATAAACCTTTTGGTGACacttataataaattaataactatcatctttcaCAAAATTAATAGCCGCACTCACATCCATTCTTTCTGCTTTAAACAAATCGAGTTCTAAGTCAAAAGAAGATTAGcagacatgtatatatatatatatataatatactatattacaacttaaacaagaaaatacaaaatcaCATGAAATCACATGATTTATACATAACAATTTAGTCAAGaagataatattaaaaattagtaatacaattttgttatagaaaaaaaaactgaaaacgaCCTTGGACGGTATTATATGTAGTTTAATTAACTAATCCAAATAGAgcattttaatagtatatattcacATTTTCCTCAAAACTATACTCATCTTATCCTTATAATATTATGTCACCCATATTCAAAGTCACCACCTCTCTGATCCAATCATTATCCATCGATATGATTAGATTGAGGCTCTACAACCTTTCTATTTTCTTAAGACAATCAACAAGAGCACGGATCCAATAGAGTTATTGCATACATAACCTATAATTGGATAACGACGTGATGACCACATGGGATGAAGCACGATGCAAAGCCAAATTAGAGAtgacatattttattttgttagtaACGTGAAACTTTCGTGAGTGATTGCGTTATAAACCCATAGTGCAAAATGCATATGCTGaagttttaaaatcatatttgaccAAAGAACCACCATCTCACACGGCCACTGGTTTTTTCTAGAGGTTACCATTGAGATTCTATGATACATCAAAATATTTGTAAGAAATAAAGTTATGATTTGAAATTTGATGTGGATGGATTACCGACATTAAAACAAGTTTATTTCACTCATATTGTTCGTGTTAAATTATAAAATCCGAAACAAAAACATTTGCTTGAAAGTGGAATAAGCCTGAAATACTgtggaaaataaaaattacacaattacaAACCGGACACATTTGGACAACCGGAACGTTAACAAATCTTGGTCATATTTGCACTAACCGGTTGCTCCATTGATAATTACATCCCAACTTATTGATGGAAAAATCACAATCATAACATATACTTTATACGAAAATGTTACATCTAACATATTAATTAGTTATGATGCAAACATCTTCTAAATAGAGCCATTGTTAAACCTTCAGAGTCAACCTACCAACCACAAAGGCCCTTTGTAGCCATTGAGCAACCCCAAATCGCAGTTTCTCTTATTGTTCCTCTCCTTTTTAATTATGATATCTTATCATACCATTTCCTTTGATCATCACATCAATAAATATTTCTGTCCTTCCCCAAAAAAACATAAGAGCGTTGCATGGACCAGAGAGCCAAACCGGGTAAAGCTTGGTCCTCATGAACACCCGAAGAAGAATCATCCTCAGCCGTTCAATCATTGGTCACCATGGTTCGAGTCTACGGCTACTTCTCTTTCTCGTGCTCTTCTCAGGCCAAGTTTCAGCTGAAACTCACAACGGTTCGGATATGTATGGAGAAAGCTCTCGATTCGACCCAACCATGGCAATACTCATGATCGTCCTGGTCAGCGTCTTCTTCGCTCTCGGGTTTTTCTCCATCTATATCCGTAGGTGTCTTGAACGATGCATGGGCAGCAACAACCACCCCCTCGACGTCGGCGGCAACTGGCTTTCCCTGAGCCGTCCACAGGCTCGTGGACTCGACGCGTCGGTCGTCGAGACATTTCCGACGTTCCGATACTCAACGGTGAAGACGCTCAAGATTGGCAAAGAAGCCCTTGAGTGTCCTGTTTGCTTAAACGAGTTCGAAGACGATGAAACGCTGCGTTTGCTTCCTAAATGTTGCCACGTGTTCCATCCTGGTTGTGTAGACGCTTGGCTCCGGTCTCACGCCACATGTCCTCTCTGCCGCGCCGATCTCGTCCCTGTACCGGGTGAATCTGTTGTTTCTGTCCAGATACCCGGTTTAGCCGATAATGCTCCCGGTTCTGATTTAACCGGTAACCGCACTATGGTCTTGAGTTCTCCGGATGTGAGGCTAATTGACTCGGTGGCGTTGACCGGTAACCAGAGTAGGCCACGTAGGTCTCTGTCTACCGGATGGAATTTAGCCGGTATTTTTACCAATTCTGACTCGCCCGGTCAACATGCAGAGAATCTTGACCGGTTCACGCTTAGGTTACCGGAAAACATTCACAATAAGCTCGTGAACCCAAGCCTTTCGAAAAGCCACGTAGAGTTACCTCAGGTGATGAGTTCAGCTAGAGGGTACAGAACCGGTGGACTAGAGACTGATCGAAACTATTTCTACTATGAACGGTTTGATGACCAAGATGGCCGGTTAGACCGTAGACCATTCTCCATAACACCTCC belongs to Brassica rapa cultivar Chiifu-401-42 chromosome A07, CAAS_Brap_v3.01, whole genome shotgun sequence and includes:
- the LOC103830801 gene encoding RING-H2 finger protein ATL11: MVLSSPDVRLIDSVALTGNQSRPRRSLSTGWNLAGIFTNSDSPGQHAENLDRFTLRLPENIHNKLVNPSLSKSHVELPQVMSSARGYRTGGLETDRNYFYYERFDDQDGRLDRRPFSITPPYRTCSINTSPCGSGDQVRAATPKGGLLLAMKSPFDRLFTGKNKNIGERSSSNNIGERSSDHLRSGDASPV